The following are encoded together in the Robertmurraya sp. FSL R5-0851 genome:
- a CDS encoding DUF418 domain-containing protein: MGIFLVNMLSFHTPILYIDPFVTWTSTSDRLFYSWIDLFIQGSIYPLFSFLFGYGFVILRERTIMKGGTFSTIAIRRLLFLLVIGWVHANYIWHGDILFTYSLFGIFLLLFIRLRGKVLMLLGLILYFVPNVIITVMITLASMVAGNGEFTVADETSALASYKAYQNGTYEEIREQRFIDWSLVNHPGNLFFMLFSIFPLFLIGGGAAKEDWLRRVTDLKRPFLVVIAVTLFMGLFIKSAPYWLTRNWATEYSQDMLGGPLLSIAYILLIALGTNHQRGLQVFKLFGPVGKLSFTNYLVQSIVSTLIFYSYGLGLYGQVSVVEGTLLALTIFIIQLIFSHIWVKYFYLGPFEWVWRTVSYWKWQSLMKKGENS, from the coding sequence TTGGGGATTTTCTTAGTAAATATGCTATCTTTTCATACTCCAATCCTTTATATCGACCCATTTGTTACTTGGACATCAACTAGTGACCGTTTGTTTTACTCGTGGATTGATTTATTTATTCAAGGAAGTATATATCCTTTATTCTCTTTTCTTTTTGGATATGGTTTTGTTATTTTAAGGGAGAGAACCATTATGAAGGGTGGAACATTTTCCACCATCGCAATAAGGAGATTGCTTTTTTTGTTGGTTATCGGATGGGTACATGCTAACTATATTTGGCATGGAGATATTCTTTTTACCTACTCGTTGTTTGGTATCTTCCTACTGCTCTTTATCAGACTTAGAGGGAAAGTACTAATGTTATTGGGGTTGATTTTATACTTTGTACCTAATGTAATCATTACGGTAATGATTACATTAGCCTCAATGGTTGCTGGTAATGGGGAATTTACGGTGGCAGATGAGACAAGTGCTTTAGCGTCATATAAAGCTTATCAAAATGGTACTTATGAGGAAATTCGGGAACAAAGATTTATCGACTGGTCTTTAGTCAATCATCCAGGCAATCTATTTTTTATGCTCTTTTCGATCTTTCCGTTGTTTTTAATCGGGGGAGGAGCGGCGAAAGAGGACTGGTTAAGAAGAGTAACAGATTTAAAAAGACCGTTTCTAGTAGTAATAGCGGTAACATTATTTATGGGATTGTTTATTAAGAGCGCTCCTTATTGGTTAACCAGAAACTGGGCAACAGAATATTCTCAAGATATGCTTGGTGGTCCTTTATTATCGATAGCATACATCCTACTGATCGCGCTTGGTACGAATCATCAACGAGGCTTACAGGTGTTTAAATTGTTTGGACCTGTTGGGAAGCTTAGTTTTACAAATTACTTAGTTCAATCCATCGTCTCGACGTTGATATTTTATTCCTACGGTCTTGGTCTATATGGACAAGTGTCAGTTGTCGAAGGAACGTTACTAGCCTTGACGATATTTATTATTCAATTGATTTTTAGTCATATTTGGGTAAAGTACTTTTATCTTGGCCCCTTTGAGTGGGTGTGGAGAACCGTTTCGTATTGGAAATGGCAGAGTCTAATGAAAAAAGGAGAAAACTCATGA
- a CDS encoding spore germination protein GerPB codes for MNFYIQQNISINLLRIDAITNSSVLQIGSAGVIRPTAHLYNTGGFTGPAPEPIHPGGTIVTNQDSAEPTGIDTGSYIDSPAVPLSIS; via the coding sequence ATGAATTTTTATATTCAACAAAATATTTCTATTAATCTTCTACGCATTGATGCGATTACGAATTCATCCGTTTTACAGATTGGCAGTGCTGGAGTCATTCGCCCAACCGCCCATCTATATAATACTGGAGGTTTTACAGGACCAGCACCTGAACCTATTCATCCCGGCGGCACAATCGTAACAAATCAGGATTCGGCTGAACCCACAGGAATTGATACTGGGTCGTATATAGATTCTCCAGCTGTTCCGTTATCCATTTCATAA
- a CDS encoding ExeA family protein, producing the protein MFETFYEMDNTPFTRDLPTDQLYDSSMMQEILGRLKYAADRQLFAVLSGDSGTGKTTTIRKFVNRLDKGKFHVLYLSDSKLTPRHFYKGLLEQLGSEAKFYRGDAKRQLHREIELMKGIRGLQPVVVVDEAHLLDREMLEEVRFLLNFKMDSQSPMALILVGQSELWDRLRLQSYAAIRQRIDIQFQLGHLDRAQVEEYVSRHLRYAGVDQPIFSDGALDEIHQFSGGAARLINKLCTHSLLYGSQNGRRIIDDHMIKQVIQGELS; encoded by the coding sequence GTGTTTGAAACCTTTTATGAAATGGACAATACACCTTTTACCAGAGATCTACCAACAGACCAACTTTATGATTCTTCCATGATGCAAGAAATCCTTGGAAGGCTAAAATATGCAGCCGATAGACAGCTTTTTGCGGTCCTAAGTGGAGATAGTGGTACAGGAAAGACTACGACAATCCGTAAGTTTGTGAATAGATTAGATAAAGGAAAATTTCATGTCCTTTATCTATCAGATTCAAAATTAACCCCGCGCCATTTTTATAAAGGGCTATTGGAACAACTAGGCTCTGAAGCGAAGTTTTATCGAGGAGATGCGAAACGGCAGCTTCACCGAGAGATAGAATTGATGAAAGGTATACGAGGACTCCAGCCAGTTGTAGTAGTGGATGAAGCTCACCTTCTGGACCGGGAAATGCTTGAAGAAGTTCGTTTTCTATTAAACTTCAAAATGGATTCGCAAAGTCCGATGGCGCTTATTCTCGTCGGTCAAAGCGAGCTATGGGATCGACTTCGACTGCAATCATATGCAGCCATACGCCAAAGAATCGATATCCAATTCCAGCTAGGCCATCTCGATCGTGCTCAAGTTGAAGAATATGTATCTAGGCATCTTCGTTATGCCGGAGTTGATCAACCTATCTTTTCTGATGGGGCGCTTGATGAAATTCATCAGTTCTCTGGTGGTGCCGCAAGGCTCATTAATAAACTTTGTACACATAGTCTTTTATATGGCTCACAAAATGGTCGAAGAATCATTGATGATCATATGATTAAGCAAGTTATCCAGGGGGAACTTTCATGA
- a CDS encoding DUF5348 domain-containing protein encodes MKSRWKEMNYNAELDCWVVFWGDNTGYKMRCGEWFDLHLGNGKILSCRLELGRDWYIITGRNEIRFYLKNNETYHVDL; translated from the coding sequence ATGAAAAGCCGCTGGAAAGAAATGAACTACAACGCTGAGTTGGATTGTTGGGTTGTGTTTTGGGGAGATAATACAGGTTATAAAATGCGTTGCGGTGAATGGTTTGATCTCCATCTAGGAAATGGAAAGATTCTATCTTGCCGTTTGGAACTGGGTAGAGACTGGTACATCATTACTGGCAGAAATGAGATTAGGTTCTACCTTAAGAATAATGAAACGTATCACGTTGATTTGTAA
- the gerPC gene encoding spore germination protein GerPC, producing the protein MNNEFYDYLRQLHQLVESQEHRIRALERSVLLMQKEISQLKERPPVHVDRIEYKFDQLKVESLDGTLNIGLNPSDLQGIEDFSVPNQSIKTPTPPKQMFQRSMELEDIVYEYMGNHLPAIFEKTQAKLQTNLDESYYHFIEEDIKKQIPKRVEHYLREFSAGVIENEDRSQLEKTITDQFHKEMEHGVEIFIKNLPENVKGLKQE; encoded by the coding sequence ATGAATAATGAATTCTATGACTACTTAAGACAGCTTCACCAACTTGTTGAAAGCCAAGAACACCGGATACGAGCTCTTGAACGAAGTGTATTACTCATGCAAAAAGAAATATCTCAACTCAAAGAAAGACCACCTGTTCATGTGGATCGAATTGAATATAAATTTGATCAACTCAAGGTAGAATCGCTCGATGGCACTTTAAATATTGGACTAAATCCATCTGATCTACAAGGGATCGAGGACTTCTCTGTTCCAAATCAATCTATCAAAACTCCTACCCCGCCAAAGCAAATGTTCCAAAGATCAATGGAGCTCGAGGATATAGTATATGAATATATGGGCAATCATTTACCGGCAATCTTTGAGAAGACCCAAGCAAAGCTGCAAACAAACCTCGATGAATCGTACTATCACTTTATCGAGGAAGATATCAAAAAACAAATACCAAAAAGAGTCGAACATTATCTACGCGAGTTTTCCGCAGGAGTGATAGAGAACGAGGATCGTTCACAGCTAGAAAAAACGATAACTGACCAGTTTCATAAAGAAATGGAGCATGGTGTTGAGATTTTTATAAAGAATTTACCGGAGAATGTGAAAGGGCTGAAACAGGAATGA
- a CDS encoding spore germination protein: MPAIVGVAQVISIGSSSIFHIGDVYKIMPISNAKTYSGAGSFNTGDGLRVYNKFSSTNAYDHDGIDQGNILNA, encoded by the coding sequence ATGCCAGCAATTGTCGGTGTAGCTCAAGTAATCTCGATTGGAAGTAGTTCCATTTTTCATATTGGAGATGTATATAAAATCATGCCTATTTCTAATGCCAAGACATACTCAGGGGCAGGTTCTTTTAATACAGGGGATGGATTACGTGTATATAATAAGTTTAGTTCTACCAACGCGTATGACCATGACGGCATTGACCAAGGAAATATATTAAATGCTTAA
- a CDS encoding DDE-type integrase/transposase/recombinase — MRNHKKSEELAVQRFQLISPLLAEGLDAGKLKELKEQIAKANGLSERTIRRYLAQFREDGFGGLKPQGRKGSQKSEAIPPHILEQAILLRKEVPSRSVAQIIQILEWEELAEPGQIKRSTLQEKLTEKGYSSRHMRLYSQTGVAARRFQKRHRNQLWQSDIKYGPYLPIGPNGIKKQVYLVAFIDDATRLVVHAAFYPTLDSRIIEDAFRQAIQKYGVPEAVYFDNGKQYRTKWMSRTCSKIGTRLTYTRPYSAESKGKIERFNRVIDSFISEAVIEKPNTLDRLNELFQVWLTECYQNKPHSALGEKISPETAFRSDRKAIRFIDPDTLSNAFLHCETRKVDKSGCISFMDHKYEVGLTFIGRQVDVVYDPANIEELTIEFEGYTPWKARKLVIGERAGKRPELPEHLKVQSVDSSRLLKAAERKNQERQIEQKPAVTFRAVWKEDDSRV; from the coding sequence ATGAGGAATCATAAGAAATCAGAAGAATTGGCAGTGCAGCGTTTTCAGCTGATATCCCCTTTATTGGCAGAAGGACTTGATGCTGGAAAATTAAAAGAGTTAAAAGAACAGATTGCGAAAGCCAATGGCCTTTCAGAAAGAACTATTAGGCGATATTTAGCTCAATTTCGTGAGGATGGATTTGGGGGATTGAAGCCACAAGGAAGAAAAGGTTCTCAAAAGTCAGAAGCTATCCCTCCTCATATATTGGAACAGGCTATTCTTCTTCGAAAAGAAGTGCCAAGCCGTAGTGTGGCACAGATTATCCAGATTCTTGAATGGGAAGAATTAGCTGAACCAGGACAAATTAAAAGATCCACACTGCAGGAAAAGCTGACTGAAAAAGGATATAGTTCGCGACATATGCGCCTATATTCTCAAACTGGAGTTGCCGCCCGACGATTTCAGAAACGGCATCGGAACCAACTTTGGCAATCAGATATCAAATATGGCCCATATTTACCTATTGGTCCAAATGGAATCAAGAAACAAGTATATCTTGTCGCTTTTATCGACGATGCCACAAGGTTAGTGGTTCATGCAGCCTTTTATCCTACTCTAGATTCAAGAATCATTGAAGATGCATTCCGACAAGCAATCCAAAAATATGGTGTTCCGGAAGCAGTGTATTTTGATAATGGAAAGCAATATAGAACCAAGTGGATGTCACGCACATGTTCCAAAATTGGCACTCGTCTTACTTACACAAGGCCTTATTCTGCCGAATCAAAAGGAAAAATTGAAAGATTTAATAGAGTTATAGATTCATTTATTAGTGAAGCTGTCATCGAAAAGCCCAATACTCTAGATCGACTGAATGAACTTTTTCAGGTGTGGTTGACAGAGTGTTATCAGAATAAGCCTCACTCTGCACTTGGGGAGAAAATTAGTCCGGAAACAGCTTTTCGTTCGGACAGGAAAGCAATTCGCTTTATCGATCCTGATACTTTAAGCAATGCCTTTCTTCATTGCGAAACAAGAAAAGTTGATAAGTCAGGATGCATCAGTTTCATGGATCACAAATATGAGGTGGGTTTAACATTTATTGGACGACAGGTTGATGTTGTCTATGATCCTGCGAATATCGAGGAACTTACCATTGAGTTCGAGGGTTATACTCCTTGGAAAGCTAGAAAGCTTGTCATTGGGGAAAGAGCTGGAAAACGGCCTGAATTACCTGAGCACCTGAAGGTGCAGAGTGTTGACTCTTCAAGACTATTAAAGGCAGCTGAACGAAAGAATCAGGAACGTCAAATCGAACAAAAACCTGCCGTAACCTTCCGTGCTGTCTGGAAGGAGGATGATTCTCGTGTTTGA
- a CDS encoding DUF2777 domain-containing protein, producing the protein MSRQQRLQLFEFQTRAFIEGTVEHINNQWIFFDEETDEASILDDFLHQEIEVFRFNRWKKGILFEDGKVTFGNETLHLKNQDVVRIRKHLMYSLERLLEEINDDSFYQFVSHLNSLGFSIFDCIYCYNHLTFLKDAERKSGVNFIIFDNQEDICNVQHHFCYYKKQTDRFEFTLNTGKRTVIEKFL; encoded by the coding sequence ATGAGTAGACAGCAACGACTACAACTTTTTGAGTTTCAAACGAGAGCATTTATTGAAGGAACGGTAGAACATATAAACAACCAGTGGATTTTTTTTGATGAGGAAACAGATGAAGCCTCCATCTTGGATGATTTTTTACACCAAGAAATTGAGGTATTTCGGTTCAATCGGTGGAAAAAGGGTATTTTATTTGAGGATGGGAAAGTCACATTTGGAAATGAAACCCTTCATTTAAAAAATCAAGATGTAGTAAGAATCCGCAAACACTTAATGTATTCCCTTGAACGGTTATTAGAAGAGATCAACGATGATTCATTTTATCAGTTTGTCTCCCATTTAAATTCTCTTGGCTTTTCAATCTTTGATTGTATTTATTGCTACAATCATCTAACGTTTTTAAAGGATGCAGAAAGAAAAAGTGGTGTGAATTTTATTATCTTTGATAATCAAGAAGATATTTGTAATGTTCAACATCATTTCTGTTATTATAAGAAGCAAACTGACCGTTTTGAATTTACACTTAACACTGGTAAGAGAACAGTGATTGAGAAATTTCTATAA
- a CDS encoding YisL family protein: MSINTHAHITAWVLALVLFFVATSLHKSGKAKAAKIVHMILRVLYILVFATGGMLVHTLFSMQPGEYIAKVLIGLWVIAAMEMVLVRTVKGKETKSLWIQFYIAVVLVILLGLRLPLGFQLF, from the coding sequence ATGTCGATTAACACACATGCCCATATCACTGCATGGGTTCTTGCACTAGTCCTATTTTTTGTAGCAACCTCATTACATAAGAGTGGAAAAGCAAAGGCAGCGAAAATCGTTCATATGATTTTGAGAGTTTTGTATATCCTTGTGTTTGCAACGGGTGGAATGCTCGTCCATACATTATTCTCGATGCAACCAGGTGAATATATAGCTAAAGTTTTAATTGGACTTTGGGTAATTGCAGCGATGGAGATGGTTCTAGTACGTACGGTTAAAGGAAAAGAAACAAAGTCACTTTGGATACAATTTTATATTGCGGTAGTTCTAGTCATCTTATTAGGACTTCGCTTACCACTTGGATTTCAATTATTTTAA
- a CDS encoding DUF6431 domain-containing protein: MPSPCCGKDMLVIGSKNRKSIDHSGQSKTYNIRRLRCTCCCTIHHELPDILIPYKRYEAECIESVLSNPSDHTVPADDSTLSRWHGWIHEFVDYWLGCLTSIMIRTNQGNIPLDFSSESSGTALQRIGRLAGDANGWLTRIVRPIVNINFWIHTRSAFIVQ; encoded by the coding sequence ATTCCTTCTCCATGTTGTGGGAAAGACATGTTGGTAATAGGATCTAAGAATCGTAAATCTATTGATCATTCAGGGCAGAGTAAGACCTATAACATCCGAAGACTAAGGTGCACTTGTTGCTGTACGATACATCATGAACTGCCGGATATATTAATCCCTTATAAGCGCTATGAAGCTGAATGTATTGAAAGCGTTCTCTCGAATCCATCCGACCATACTGTTCCAGCCGATGATTCTACTCTTTCGAGATGGCATGGCTGGATTCATGAATTTGTGGATTATTGGTTGGGGTGTTTAACATCCATCATGATCAGAACCAATCAAGGAAACATCCCTCTGGATTTCTCGTCCGAAAGTTCAGGGACTGCACTTCAAAGGATAGGGCGCTTGGCAGGAGATGCCAATGGATGGCTGACAAGAATTGTCCGGCCCATTGTAAATATTAATTTTTGGATACATACCCGTTCTGCATTCATTGTCCAATAA
- a CDS encoding fumarylacetoacetate hydrolase family protein: MKLLTGKRDNKVFIGVLDSTETKVLSVNERESMVECIAKGEKFLQEIKEKIQAASEEEYFFLEEVTLLSPVTKPPKNILCVGKNYVDHAIEMGSKDDIPEHLMVFTKAPTTIIGPNEQIENHLSITKQLDYEGELAIVIGKKGRNIKKEDALDYVFGYTIVNDITARDLQAKHKQFFLGKSLDASCPMGPVLVHKECLSDPNHLHIETKINGEVRQSSNTKHFIFSVEEMISTISLGMTLEPGDVIATGTPAGVGKGFQPPRFLNPGDQIEITIEGIGTLSNKVSEEI; the protein is encoded by the coding sequence ATGAAGCTTCTTACCGGAAAAAGAGATAACAAAGTGTTTATTGGTGTTTTAGATTCAACAGAAACAAAAGTTCTTTCTGTTAATGAAAGAGAATCAATGGTCGAATGTATTGCAAAGGGAGAAAAATTTCTACAGGAGATAAAAGAGAAAATTCAAGCAGCAAGCGAGGAGGAGTATTTTTTCCTAGAAGAGGTTACCTTGCTTTCGCCCGTTACAAAGCCTCCGAAAAACATTTTGTGTGTAGGGAAAAATTATGTGGACCATGCGATTGAGATGGGAAGTAAGGACGACATTCCGGAGCATTTGATGGTTTTTACAAAAGCTCCAACAACGATTATTGGTCCAAATGAACAAATTGAAAATCATCTTTCCATTACGAAGCAGCTAGACTATGAAGGAGAGTTAGCGATTGTGATTGGAAAGAAGGGGAGGAATATAAAAAAAGAAGACGCTCTTGACTATGTGTTTGGTTATACAATTGTAAATGATATAACAGCACGTGATCTTCAGGCGAAGCATAAACAGTTTTTTCTCGGAAAAAGCCTAGATGCCAGTTGCCCGATGGGACCAGTTCTTGTTCATAAAGAGTGCCTATCAGACCCCAATCACTTACATATTGAAACGAAAATAAATGGTGAGGTTCGCCAAAGCTCCAATACAAAGCACTTTATCTTTTCAGTGGAGGAAATGATTTCGACCATTTCATTGGGGATGACGCTTGAACCCGGAGATGTGATTGCTACAGGTACTCCTGCAGGTGTTGGAAAAGGATTTCAACCACCGCGCTTCTTAAATCCAGGTGATCAAATTGAAATTACCATTGAGGGGATAGGAACCTTATCAAATAAAGTCAGCGAGGAAATATGA
- a CDS encoding MATE family efflux transporter: MSTKSKKQKMTLVALTWPIFIEILLYMLMGNADTLMLSQYSDESVAAVGVSNQVLSLIIVMFGFVATGTAILVTQNLGAKQEHAAAEISIVSLGANLVFGILLSIGIFLFSKPILLMMDLPPELLDEANSYLLIVGGFSFVQAFIMTIGAVIRSYGFTKDVMYITIGMNIINVIGNYLFIFGPFGFPVLGVEGVAISTTVSRFIGLAIAIIVMIKRIPVELPFHLLFRFPKVHVRNLLKIGIPSAGEQLSYNASQMVITFFIATLGTEALTSKVYAQNLMMFIFLFSIAISQGTQILIGYLIGAKKYEDAYHRCLKSLRLAIIISLSAAILFSFFAKDLMKLFTSNEDIIALGSTLILLTIILEPGRSFNLVIINSLRATGDVKFPVYMGILSMWGVAVTLSYLLGITFGLGLVGIWIAFIADEWLRGLLMLWRWRSKVWVRHSFIEEKAV; encoded by the coding sequence ATGAGCACGAAAAGCAAAAAACAAAAGATGACCCTTGTTGCTTTAACATGGCCCATCTTTATTGAAATTTTATTGTATATGCTTATGGGGAATGCAGATACATTAATGCTCTCTCAATACTCTGATGAGTCCGTTGCCGCTGTTGGCGTATCGAACCAAGTCCTTTCTCTAATTATCGTTATGTTTGGTTTTGTTGCAACAGGGACAGCAATATTGGTGACACAGAATTTAGGAGCGAAACAGGAGCATGCAGCTGCAGAAATTTCAATCGTTTCTCTTGGAGCAAATCTTGTTTTTGGTATTCTTCTAAGTATAGGAATTTTTCTATTTAGTAAACCTATTTTATTAATGATGGATTTACCTCCCGAACTATTGGATGAAGCAAACTCCTACCTATTAATTGTCGGAGGATTTTCTTTTGTTCAAGCATTTATTATGACGATTGGTGCAGTCATCCGTAGTTATGGTTTTACGAAAGATGTTATGTACATCACAATTGGCATGAATATTATTAATGTGATTGGTAATTACTTATTCATATTTGGTCCTTTTGGTTTTCCGGTTCTCGGTGTGGAAGGTGTAGCTATTTCAACTACTGTTAGTAGATTCATAGGTTTGGCAATAGCGATCATCGTGATGATTAAAAGAATCCCTGTTGAGTTGCCGTTTCACCTGCTGTTCCGTTTTCCAAAGGTGCATGTTAGAAACTTGCTTAAAATTGGAATTCCTTCCGCCGGTGAGCAGCTTTCCTATAATGCTTCTCAGATGGTCATTACATTCTTCATTGCCACACTAGGTACAGAAGCACTCACGTCCAAAGTATACGCTCAAAATCTTATGATGTTTATTTTCCTTTTTAGCATAGCTATAAGTCAAGGTACTCAAATCTTAATAGGGTATTTGATTGGTGCAAAGAAGTATGAGGATGCCTATCATCGATGCTTAAAAAGTCTTCGATTAGCTATTATCATTTCCTTAAGCGCAGCGATACTCTTCTCGTTCTTTGCAAAAGATTTAATGAAGTTATTTACAAGCAATGAGGACATCATTGCACTGGGTAGTACGTTGATTCTGTTAACAATTATCTTAGAACCAGGCCGCTCCTTTAACTTAGTCATTATCAATTCTTTAAGAGCAACGGGTGATGTGAAATTCCCAGTATATATGGGAATTCTTTCTATGTGGGGGGTGGCTGTCACCTTATCTTATTTGCTAGGAATCACCTTTGGGCTTGGACTCGTTGGCATTTGGATTGCTTTCATAGCTGATGAATGGCTTAGAGGGTTACTCATGCTTTGGCGATGGCGTTCAAAGGTTTGGGTTCGCCATTCCTTTATAGAAGAGAAAGCCGTTTAA
- the asnB gene encoding asparagine synthase (glutamine-hydrolyzing), producing MCGITGWIDFQRDMRKERGSITKMAETLAKRGPDDTNVWTDIHVGFGHKRLIVVDPEGGKQPMSKSKNNHKYTICYNGELYNTEDIRKELLLKGYSFSGHSDTEVLLTAYIEWEENCVEHLNGIFAFAIWDERKEQLFIGRDRLGVKPLFYLSTEKGMMFGSELKAILAHPEVKTEIDREGLAEVFALGPSRSPGNGVFKGISELRPAHALTLSKSKGLKIWRYWNVKSEKHTDSLNDTVDKVRFLFTDAVKRQLVSDVPLCTFLSGGVDSSAITAIAAMEYQKEGKGSLHTYSIDYEDNDQFFKANEFQPNSDGIYIQKMSDEFQTTHHNSIISQELLAEHLIEAVHVRDLPGMADVDSSLLWFCREIKKDFVVSLSGECADEIFGGYPWFRREADLTREGFPWMRSIEERQGLLRSEWREKLQLKDYMLQQYNKTVQETPVLEGETREEAKRRELFYLNMVWFMTTLLDRKDRMSMGASLEVRVPFADHRLVEYVWNIPWEMKNYQNREKGLLRKALEGILPDEVLYRKKSPYPKTHNPKYTKAVQQMLAEIMTDKGSVLYEFFDEAKLKEIITTEGAAFKEPWFGQLMTGPQLLAHLAQIHIWFKDYNINIVES from the coding sequence ATGTGTGGCATAACAGGCTGGATTGACTTCCAAAGAGATATGAGAAAAGAACGTGGCTCTATAACGAAAATGGCTGAAACCTTGGCAAAGCGCGGTCCAGATGATACAAATGTATGGACGGATATTCATGTAGGATTCGGACATAAACGTTTAATCGTTGTTGACCCTGAGGGCGGAAAGCAACCAATGTCTAAATCAAAAAATAATCACAAATATACGATTTGTTATAATGGTGAACTATATAATACCGAAGATATTCGAAAAGAACTGCTATTAAAAGGATATTCCTTTAGCGGTCATTCTGATACAGAAGTTCTATTAACTGCATATATCGAATGGGAAGAAAATTGTGTAGAACATCTAAATGGTATCTTTGCTTTCGCCATTTGGGATGAAAGAAAGGAACAGCTCTTTATAGGACGGGATCGACTTGGCGTTAAGCCGCTTTTTTATTTATCAACAGAAAAAGGAATGATGTTTGGGTCTGAATTGAAAGCGATTCTTGCTCATCCAGAAGTAAAGACAGAAATTGACCGAGAAGGGTTAGCGGAAGTCTTTGCTTTAGGTCCATCAAGATCACCTGGAAATGGGGTATTTAAAGGGATATCAGAGCTAAGACCAGCTCATGCACTTACTCTATCCAAAAGCAAAGGACTAAAAATTTGGCGATACTGGAATGTAAAAAGTGAAAAACATACAGACAGCTTGAATGATACTGTTGATAAGGTTCGCTTCCTCTTTACGGATGCGGTTAAACGGCAACTGGTTTCAGATGTTCCTCTCTGTACATTTTTATCCGGCGGAGTAGATTCTAGTGCCATTACAGCCATTGCTGCGATGGAATATCAAAAAGAGGGAAAAGGGAGCCTTCATACGTATTCTATAGATTATGAAGACAATGACCAATTCTTTAAGGCAAATGAATTTCAGCCGAACTCAGATGGAATTTATATACAAAAGATGTCTGATGAATTTCAGACTACTCATCACAATAGTATTATTTCTCAAGAGCTTCTTGCTGAACATTTAATTGAAGCCGTTCATGTGAGAGACCTACCAGGTATGGCTGATGTAGATTCATCTCTTCTATGGTTCTGCCGTGAAATAAAAAAAGATTTTGTTGTTAGTTTATCTGGGGAATGTGCAGATGAGATTTTTGGCGGATATCCTTGGTTCCGACGTGAAGCTGATTTAACGCGTGAAGGTTTTCCATGGATGAGATCGATTGAAGAAAGACAGGGTTTGCTCCGATCAGAATGGAGAGAAAAGTTACAGCTTAAGGACTATATGCTTCAACAGTACAATAAGACGGTTCAAGAGACTCCTGTTTTAGAAGGGGAGACGAGGGAAGAAGCAAAAAGACGAGAGTTGTTCTATTTGAATATGGTTTGGTTTATGACCACTTTGCTTGATCGCAAGGACCGAATGAGTATGGGAGCAAGTCTTGAAGTAAGGGTTCCTTTTGCAGATCATCGACTTGTTGAATATGTCTGGAATATTCCTTGGGAGATGAAAAATTATCAGAACCGTGAAAAAGGATTGCTACGAAAAGCATTAGAGGGAATTCTCCCTGATGAGGTATTGTATCGAAAGAAAAGTCCATATCCGAAAACACATAATCCGAAGTATACAAAAGCAGTACAGCAGATGCTTGCAGAGATTATGACGGATAAAGGATCGGTTCTTTATGAATTCTTTGATGAAGCAAAACTTAAGGAAATAATCACTACTGAAGGAGCAGCCTTTAAAGAACCGTGGTTTGGCCAATTAATGACTGGACCGCAACTTCTTGCTCATCTTGCCCAAATTCATATCTGGTTTAAAGATTACAATATTAATATTGTTGAATCGTAA